One stretch of Brevibacillus laterosporus DNA includes these proteins:
- a CDS encoding citramalate synthase, whose amino-acid sequence MTGRKIHLYDTTLRDGTQGEGISLSVEDKVKIAVRLDRFGVDYIEGGWPGSNPKDMAFFQRIKEVKLEHAKLTAFGSTCRPNVPASQDVNLRAILESGASVASIFGKAWDLHVFEALKTTLTENLRMIHESVTHLHENGLEVMFLAEHFFDGYKANAKYALDVLKAAEAAGADWVVLCDTNGGTLPHEINEIVTQVKEACSKPLGIHPHNDCELAVANAIAAVQAGAEQVQGTMNGIGERCGNVNLVSVIPNLQLKLGYNCVSLERLQQLTSTSRYVAEIANIMLPVNQPFVGNSAFAHKGGIHVSAVMKNASTYEHIEPEVIGNRRRILVSELSGQSNLLAKAEELQVCFNGEKSVSKEVVQRLKDKEHAGYQYEGAEASLTLMILEASGEEAKLFHLESFKVFMEKKPDKSIVSEAMVKCNINGQTVHTVAEGNGPVNALDNALRKALEQHFPILSHMHLKDYKVRVLDESEATSAKVRVLIESTHQGESWSTVGVSTNVIEASWEALADSVRYLLWKQGAEALDVEREEVRIGIVNH is encoded by the coding sequence TCTGTACGATACAACACTACGTGACGGTACGCAAGGAGAGGGCATCAGTCTATCTGTGGAGGATAAAGTTAAAATCGCTGTACGTTTGGATCGATTTGGAGTTGACTATATTGAAGGCGGATGGCCGGGAAGTAATCCTAAAGATATGGCCTTTTTCCAACGGATAAAAGAGGTAAAGCTAGAGCATGCAAAACTTACAGCCTTTGGGAGCACCTGTCGACCAAATGTACCAGCTTCTCAAGATGTAAATTTACGCGCAATTCTGGAAAGTGGTGCGTCTGTAGCCTCAATTTTCGGAAAAGCCTGGGATTTGCATGTATTTGAAGCATTAAAAACTACGCTTACTGAAAATCTACGCATGATTCATGAGTCAGTTACCCATCTGCACGAAAATGGACTTGAAGTGATGTTTTTAGCAGAGCATTTTTTTGATGGATACAAAGCGAATGCGAAATATGCGTTGGATGTATTAAAAGCCGCAGAAGCAGCGGGTGCAGACTGGGTGGTCTTATGTGATACAAATGGAGGAACGCTTCCTCATGAAATTAACGAGATCGTTACACAGGTAAAGGAAGCCTGTAGCAAGCCGCTTGGAATTCATCCGCACAATGATTGTGAGTTAGCAGTGGCAAATGCAATAGCGGCAGTTCAAGCTGGCGCAGAGCAAGTGCAAGGCACCATGAATGGGATTGGTGAACGATGCGGCAATGTGAACTTAGTTTCTGTCATTCCCAATCTACAGCTGAAATTGGGATATAATTGTGTTTCTTTAGAACGATTGCAGCAATTGACCAGTACCTCCCGCTATGTCGCAGAGATTGCTAACATTATGTTACCGGTCAACCAACCGTTTGTAGGTAATAGTGCTTTTGCTCACAAAGGTGGTATTCATGTAAGTGCCGTCATGAAAAACGCTAGTACGTATGAGCACATCGAGCCGGAAGTTATCGGGAATCGTAGACGAATTCTCGTTTCGGAGCTATCGGGACAAAGTAATCTATTGGCCAAAGCAGAAGAATTACAAGTGTGCTTTAATGGGGAAAAATCAGTGTCAAAAGAAGTAGTACAGCGTCTGAAGGACAAAGAGCATGCTGGCTATCAATATGAAGGTGCTGAAGCCTCACTTACCCTAATGATTTTGGAAGCATCGGGGGAAGAAGCTAAGTTGTTTCATTTAGAATCCTTTAAAGTATTTATGGAAAAAAAGCCTGACAAATCAATCGTCTCCGAAGCGATGGTTAAATGTAATATCAATGGACAAACCGTGCATACGGTGGCAGAAGGAAATGGACCGGTCAATGCACTAGATAATGCGTTGCGAAAGGCACTAGAGCAGCACTTCCCGATTCTTAGTCACATGCATTTAAAAGATTATAAGGTGCGTGTACTTGACGAGAGCGAAGCCACATCAGCCAAAGTACGTGTGCTGATTGAATCCACTCATCAGGGGGAGAGCTGGAGTACAGTGGGAGTGTCAACGAATGTGATTGAGGCTAGTTGGGAAGCACTCGCCGATAGTGTTCGCTATTTATTGTGGAAACAAGGTGCAGAAGCTCTTGATGTTGAACGGGAAGAAGTACGGATAGGCATCGTTAATCATTAA
- a CDS encoding U32 family peptidase, with protein sequence MKNQIRREDIELLAPAGNWDCLKAAVANGANAIFFGVEKFNARARAENFQMKELPEIMAYLHMYGVKGFLTFNILVFENELEDAKELIDACIDAGVDAVIVQDLGLVKLIREISPDFPIHGSTQMTITSPEAVEFTKPYDMERVVLGRENSLKEIKKIGEKAKLPMEVFVHGALCVSYSGQCLTSEMWGGRSANRGECAQACRLPYDLIVDGVQKEMGNIAYLLSPKDLAAIEIVPELIEAGVTSFKIEGRLKTPEYVANVVSKYRAAIDRYFAGNNAKPSKDEIRELQQSFSRGFTHGFLDGTNNRLLLDGSFPKSRGVYLGIVKKVLKHALLVEINTPLKRGDGIVFDAGDPTQKEEGGRVYDILLHGDKVEGQVQEGLYEIVMGRNDVKLGRIHVGDRVWKTNDPELNKRLRKTFETEKPYTTFPVALHVSGRVGEPLQTVWIDEQANHAVTIASTMPLEQAMKRPMTQASLYDQFSRLGGTLFHLSEDRLSLDLEGEVIIPVSELNRMRREATEQLLYLRRKPPVYQKNQLDVYASVSKNQPVENPLLTVLCRSLEQIEAAAQTDVDFIYADFEFVKQYPQAVKLAHQYGKKIALATMRIHMPDENGVLALIAKSNPDAILIRNTGALYYYLSRRVEIPIPLIGDFSLNIANHKAVELFMGYGLERVTPSYDLNIQQMVDMLEHTDAAPLELVIHQHMPMFHTEHCIYCTFMSEGTDHTNCGTPCETSRASLQDRVGFSHPVRVDTGCRNTVYNAIDQSGAEYLPEFKRLGVGAYRIEFLEEDPSRVQEVIHLYRKALRGEISGTKVWKTLKATNQLGVTRGQLTK encoded by the coding sequence GTGAAGAATCAGATCAGACGAGAAGATATTGAGTTGCTAGCACCTGCAGGTAATTGGGATTGCCTAAAAGCTGCGGTTGCCAACGGAGCAAATGCAATTTTTTTTGGTGTTGAAAAGTTTAATGCGCGAGCACGTGCGGAAAACTTTCAAATGAAAGAATTACCTGAAATTATGGCTTACCTGCATATGTACGGAGTAAAAGGCTTTCTTACCTTTAATATTCTTGTCTTTGAAAATGAATTAGAAGATGCCAAAGAATTAATAGACGCCTGTATCGACGCTGGTGTAGATGCTGTGATTGTACAAGATCTGGGTCTAGTAAAATTAATCCGTGAAATCAGCCCCGACTTCCCTATTCATGGCTCTACGCAAATGACCATCACTTCTCCAGAGGCGGTCGAGTTTACCAAACCATACGACATGGAGCGCGTGGTTTTGGGACGTGAAAACTCGTTAAAAGAAATCAAGAAAATCGGTGAAAAGGCAAAGCTACCAATGGAAGTATTTGTACACGGAGCTCTCTGTGTCTCTTACTCTGGTCAATGCCTTACCTCAGAAATGTGGGGCGGTCGCTCTGCCAATCGTGGTGAATGCGCACAGGCCTGTCGTCTGCCATATGATTTGATAGTCGATGGTGTCCAAAAAGAGATGGGTAACATCGCTTATTTACTTTCCCCAAAGGATCTGGCTGCTATTGAAATCGTACCAGAATTAATTGAAGCAGGAGTAACGTCCTTTAAAATTGAAGGACGCCTGAAAACTCCGGAATACGTAGCCAATGTAGTTAGCAAATATCGAGCAGCAATCGACAGATATTTTGCTGGAAACAATGCTAAGCCGAGTAAAGATGAAATTCGTGAGCTACAACAAAGCTTTTCACGGGGATTCACCCATGGTTTTCTTGATGGAACCAATAATCGCCTCTTATTAGATGGAAGCTTCCCGAAGAGTCGTGGTGTCTATCTCGGTATCGTAAAAAAGGTGTTGAAACACGCCCTCTTAGTAGAGATCAATACTCCACTAAAACGCGGTGATGGCATCGTATTTGACGCAGGTGATCCGACACAAAAGGAAGAAGGCGGTCGTGTCTATGATATTTTACTGCATGGGGATAAAGTAGAAGGCCAAGTACAGGAAGGCTTATACGAAATTGTCATGGGCCGTAATGATGTTAAACTAGGTCGTATCCATGTAGGTGATCGGGTATGGAAGACCAATGATCCCGAATTAAACAAGCGTCTCCGTAAAACCTTTGAGACTGAAAAGCCCTATACAACGTTCCCAGTGGCCTTGCATGTTTCTGGACGTGTAGGAGAACCGCTACAAACTGTTTGGATTGACGAGCAAGCCAACCATGCGGTAACAATTGCTTCTACTATGCCTTTAGAACAGGCGATGAAGCGTCCAATGACCCAAGCCTCCTTATATGATCAATTTAGCAGACTAGGTGGTACCTTATTCCATCTTTCTGAGGATCGTCTATCTCTAGACTTGGAGGGCGAGGTTATCATTCCAGTCAGCGAACTAAATCGGATGCGCCGTGAAGCAACCGAGCAACTGCTCTATCTTCGCCGCAAACCACCTGTTTATCAAAAAAATCAATTAGACGTTTATGCCAGTGTGTCCAAAAATCAACCAGTGGAAAATCCGCTACTAACCGTGCTTTGCCGTTCATTGGAACAGATAGAAGCAGCAGCACAAACCGATGTTGACTTTATATATGCTGATTTCGAATTTGTAAAACAATATCCGCAAGCAGTTAAGTTAGCGCATCAATACGGCAAAAAAATTGCGCTTGCTACTATGCGTATTCATATGCCAGATGAAAATGGAGTACTTGCTCTTATTGCAAAAAGCAATCCGGACGCCATTCTGATTCGTAACACAGGAGCCTTGTACTACTATCTCTCACGACGTGTTGAAATTCCTATTCCGTTGATCGGAGACTTCTCTTTGAATATTGCTAATCATAAAGCAGTAGAATTATTTATGGGCTATGGGCTTGAGCGCGTCACACCATCCTATGACTTAAATATTCAACAGATGGTCGACATGCTAGAGCATACAGACGCAGCTCCATTAGAATTAGTCATTCACCAGCATATGCCAATGTTTCATACCGAGCATTGCATTTATTGTACATTCATGAGTGAAGGGACAGATCACACGAATTGTGGTACTCCTTGTGAAACATCACGTGCCTCCTTGCAAGATCGCGTTGGCTTCTCTCACCCTGTCCGTGTAGATACAGGTTGCCGTAATACGGTCTATAATGCGATTGACCAATCCGGTGCCGAATATCTTCCAGAATTTAAACGATTAGGAGTAGGGGCTTACCGCATAGAATTCTTAGAGGAAGACCCTTCTCGCGTACAAGAAGTAATTCACTTGTATCGCAAAGCCTTACGCGGAGAGATTTCTGGCACAAAAGTATGGAAGACGTTAAAAGCAACAAATCAACTTGGTGTAACACGTGGACAACTAACCAAATAG
- a CDS encoding DUF1128 domain-containing protein, whose amino-acid sequence MANLQEATLENLTVIIEGIKSKLNMANTQVMRPEDFKMDSYEDLLYLYNMVQKKTSFSVNEMTAIVEELGSMRKTN is encoded by the coding sequence ATGGCCAATTTACAAGAAGCGACCCTAGAAAACCTGACTGTCATTATCGAGGGAATTAAAAGCAAGCTAAACATGGCGAATACCCAAGTAATGCGCCCAGAGGATTTTAAAATGGATAGCTATGAAGACCTGTTATATCTATATAACATGGTGCAAAAGAAAACTAGCTTCAGTGTTAACGAGATGACTGCTATCGTCGAAGAGCTAGGTAGCATGCGTAAGACCAATTAG
- a CDS encoding transposase, translating to MPKVQYGAPEKFAILQEVESGQLGLMATVKKYRINKSTLAKWRSRYEVYGYEGLEVRTHNRSYSAELKLQAVKDYLYGGLSQYQIIDKYKIASRTQLSNWVKKYNGHSSLKTYTGGVKAMTKGRSTTWQERIDIVLYCLTHHHDYQKTAEQYQVSYQQVYQWVKKYENDGQDALQDGRGRKKALEELTEADRQKFAMKKLEYENERLRAENAFLKKLQEIERWRR from the coding sequence ATGCCTAAAGTACAATATGGTGCGCCAGAGAAATTCGCCATCCTACAAGAAGTTGAAAGTGGCCAGTTGGGTCTTATGGCTACAGTTAAAAAATACAGGATTAACAAATCAACCTTAGCGAAATGGCGAAGTCGTTATGAAGTGTATGGATACGAAGGGTTAGAGGTTCGAACCCACAATAGAAGTTATTCTGCGGAACTAAAGCTTCAAGCGGTGAAGGATTATCTCTATGGGGGATTGTCACAATATCAGATCATCGATAAGTACAAGATAGCCAGCCGAACACAACTCTCCAACTGGGTAAAGAAGTATAATGGTCATAGCAGCTTAAAAACCTATACAGGGGGAGTGAAAGCTATGACGAAAGGTCGATCTACAACTTGGCAGGAGAGGATTGATATTGTTCTTTATTGTCTTACCCATCATCATGACTATCAAAAGACAGCGGAGCAGTACCAGGTCTCCTACCAACAAGTGTACCAATGGGTAAAGAAGTATGAAAATGACGGTCAGGATGCTTTACAGGATGGGCGGGGAAGAAAAAAAGCGCTTGAGGAGTTAACCGAAGCGGATCGCCAAAAGTTCGCAATGAAAAAGCTGGAGTATGAAAATGAGCGGCTTCGAGCAGAGAACGCTTTCTTAAAAAAGTTACAGGAAATCGAAAGGTGGCGACGTTAA
- a CDS encoding S9 family peptidase, whose amino-acid sequence MLNEKRKMTAEDLFRFEWVEDPQISPDGNKVVYIQRTINSEGKYISNLFVRSLVDSEERQWTFGNHRDTHPRWSPDGNWLAFESDRSGDTQVWLLSINGGEARQLTGNKQGAAKPVWSPDSEKLLVQVRISPNETLHTILIEQEGDRVSSSTVIKGKPVLQVDYIRYKSDEAGFWDGKYIQLALCDRESGQLRQITNEEQDHLMAAWSPDGKQIACCVMERKNERFYPTCDLWIHSLEDNSWRNLSDSKGTFMLPNWSPDGKIIACVGYERVFEQEKLMHVWHFELETGKRRCLTEKWDVHFTDAMVGDMRSGHVNPGAVWSADGQGNYVTVSEQGRVSLYYVTIQGENIPIVSGERHVYGWTFHKKSGKAVIAVSDPLTPGDLFYIDSSKGESKRLTTSNQWLEEVELSNPEVITYKAEDGWEIQGWMLKPAFYKRGETYPLLLEIHGGPHAMYGYTFFHELQLLAAKGYAILYTNPRGSHGYGQKFVNAVRGDYGGKDYEDLMSGVTYVLAHYDYLDEQRMGVTGGSYGGFMTNWIVTHNQRFRAAVTQRSISNWISFAGVSDIGYYFAKWEVQGDLVTDPDRLWQHSPLRYAQHVETPLLILHGERDYRCPIEQAEQFFTAIKQHKKAPVRFMRFPDATHELSRSGDPAHRIARLQAIVGWFEEYI is encoded by the coding sequence ATGTTGAACGAAAAACGAAAAATGACCGCGGAAGATTTATTTCGTTTTGAATGGGTGGAGGATCCGCAAATTTCTCCCGATGGAAATAAAGTTGTTTACATACAAAGAACAATTAATTCAGAGGGAAAATACATTTCCAACTTATTTGTACGCTCTCTAGTAGATTCTGAGGAACGGCAGTGGACTTTTGGTAATCATCGGGATACGCACCCTCGATGGTCACCAGATGGTAATTGGCTTGCATTTGAGTCAGATCGTTCGGGAGATACACAGGTATGGCTCCTTTCAATAAATGGAGGAGAGGCGCGTCAATTAACAGGTAACAAACAAGGTGCTGCTAAGCCAGTTTGGTCACCAGATAGTGAAAAGCTATTGGTTCAAGTAAGGATTTCCCCAAATGAAACACTACACACTATTTTGATTGAACAAGAAGGAGACAGAGTAAGCTCCTCAACTGTAATAAAAGGTAAGCCAGTCTTACAGGTGGATTATATTCGCTATAAATCAGATGAAGCTGGCTTCTGGGATGGTAAATATATCCAATTAGCATTATGTGATCGAGAAAGTGGTCAATTACGTCAGATCACCAATGAAGAGCAGGATCATCTGATGGCTGCCTGGTCACCAGATGGGAAGCAGATTGCTTGTTGTGTTATGGAACGTAAAAATGAGCGGTTTTATCCTACCTGCGATTTATGGATTCATTCATTAGAAGACAATTCTTGGCGCAATTTGTCTGATTCAAAGGGAACGTTTATGTTACCTAACTGGTCACCAGATGGCAAAATAATAGCATGTGTAGGCTATGAGCGGGTATTCGAGCAAGAAAAATTGATGCATGTCTGGCACTTTGAGTTAGAAACAGGAAAGAGACGTTGTTTGACTGAAAAGTGGGATGTACATTTTACAGATGCAATGGTTGGTGATATGCGGAGTGGACATGTCAATCCGGGTGCAGTATGGAGTGCAGATGGTCAAGGGAACTATGTCACTGTCTCGGAACAAGGTCGAGTAAGTCTCTATTATGTAACGATTCAAGGAGAGAATATACCCATTGTTAGTGGAGAACGTCATGTGTATGGATGGACTTTTCATAAAAAGAGCGGTAAGGCTGTCATAGCAGTAAGTGATCCACTGACACCTGGAGATTTGTTTTACATTGATAGTAGTAAAGGGGAAAGTAAGCGTCTAACAACAAGTAATCAGTGGCTAGAAGAAGTGGAGCTATCTAATCCTGAAGTGATTACCTACAAAGCTGAAGACGGTTGGGAGATTCAAGGGTGGATGTTAAAGCCTGCTTTTTATAAAAGGGGTGAAACATACCCACTACTATTGGAAATTCACGGCGGTCCCCATGCTATGTATGGTTATACATTTTTTCACGAACTCCAATTGTTAGCAGCAAAGGGCTACGCTATTTTGTACACCAATCCGCGAGGTAGTCATGGATACGGTCAAAAATTTGTTAATGCAGTTCGTGGGGATTATGGCGGTAAAGATTATGAAGATTTGATGAGTGGAGTTACTTATGTTCTTGCACATTACGATTATTTAGATGAGCAACGGATGGGGGTTACGGGTGGTAGTTATGGTGGATTTATGACGAATTGGATTGTGACACATAATCAACGTTTTAGAGCAGCAGTGACCCAGCGATCTATTTCTAATTGGATCAGTTTTGCTGGAGTAAGCGATATTGGGTATTATTTTGCAAAATGGGAGGTTCAAGGTGATTTAGTCACAGATCCAGATAGACTGTGGCAACATTCTCCGTTACGCTATGCTCAACATGTTGAAACACCATTACTTATTTTACATGGCGAGCGTGACTATCGATGCCCAATTGAACAAGCAGAGCAATTTTTCACTGCCATTAAACAACATAAAAAAGCCCCTGTTCGTTTTATGCGTTTTCCAGATGCAACGCACGAATTATCTCGAAGTGGAGATCCAGCCCATCGGATTGCTCGGTTACAGGCGATTGTTGGGTGGTTTGAAGAATATATATAG
- a CDS encoding IS3 family transposase has protein sequence MATLSQYRQENVYLAIQAVWQEEQCSVQVLCEIAKISRSSYYKWLNRKTSSRELENQQLTDAMLSLYEKVDGIYGYRRLTLHLRRQTQRRINHKRIQRLMKKKGIQSVIRRKRKKYARSTPQQVAENLLNREFYAKTPNEKWVTDITEFKYGSGQKAYLSAILDLHDNSIVSYVLGHSNNNSLVFKTVNLALQAVPGSKPMLHSDRGFQYTSFRFKKLFADKLTHSMSRVGRCIDNGPMEAFWGTLKCEKYYLHSYSTFEELKKDIDDYMYFYNNDRLQVKLNSLSPMEYRTKAA, from the coding sequence GTGGCGACGTTAAGCCAATACCGGCAGGAGAATGTCTACCTTGCCATTCAAGCTGTTTGGCAAGAAGAACAATGTAGCGTGCAGGTATTGTGTGAAATCGCAAAGATTTCACGGTCAAGCTATTACAAATGGCTCAATCGCAAAACCAGTTCTCGTGAACTGGAAAATCAACAACTCACTGATGCCATGCTCTCGTTATACGAGAAGGTTGATGGCATCTACGGGTACCGTCGGTTAACCCTCCATTTGCGCCGCCAGACCCAGCGACGGATCAATCATAAGCGAATACAACGTCTTATGAAGAAAAAAGGAATCCAATCGGTGATCCGCAGAAAGAGAAAAAAATATGCGCGTTCAACTCCACAGCAAGTTGCTGAGAATCTGTTAAATCGTGAGTTTTATGCGAAAACACCGAATGAGAAGTGGGTAACCGATATAACGGAATTCAAGTACGGAAGTGGCCAGAAGGCCTATTTAAGTGCTATCTTAGACCTTCATGATAACTCGATTGTCTCCTATGTTTTAGGCCATTCCAATAACAATAGCCTTGTGTTTAAAACAGTGAATTTGGCCTTGCAAGCGGTACCAGGAAGTAAGCCTATGCTTCATAGTGATCGAGGTTTTCAATATACCTCTTTCAGGTTCAAAAAGTTATTTGCCGACAAACTAACCCACAGCATGTCCCGAGTTGGCAGGTGTATTGATAACGGTCCAATGGAAGCGTTCTGGGGAACCCTTAAATGTGAGAAGTATTATTTGCATTCATATAGTACCTTCGAGGAACTTAAGAAAGACATTGATGACTACATGTACTTTTACAATAACGACCGATTACAGGTAAAACTAAACAGCCTTAGTCCAATGGAATACAGAACTAAGGCTGCTTAA